The sequence TGAAGCCGCTGCATGGCGGCCCGCTGGCGCTGCTCACCATCGCCGTCGCGTTCAGCACCTTCATGGAGGTGCTGGACATGACGATCGTCAACGTCGCGGTGCCGCACATCGCCGGCAGCCTCGGCGTGAGCCCCAGCGAAGGCACCTGGACGATCAGCTCCTACGCGCTGGCCAGCGCGATCATGCAGCCGCTCACCGGCTGGCTGGCGCGCCGTTTCGGCGAGGTGAAGACCTTCGTCGGCTCGGTGCTGCTGTTCGTGGTGTTCTCGATGCTGTGCGGCCTGGCCACCAGCATGCCGATGCTGGTGATCGGCCGCCTGCTGCAGGGCGCCGGTTCCGGCCCGATGGTGGCGCTGTCGCTGACCCTGCTGCTGTCGAATTATCCAAAGGAAAAACAGGGCATCGCGCTGGCGCTGTGGGCGATGACCGTGGTGGTGGCGCCGATCTTCGGACCGATCCTGGGCGGCTGGCTGACCGACAACTTCTCGTGGCCGTGGATCTTCTTCATCAACCTGCCGGTCGGGCTGGCGGCAGCGGTGATCACCTGGGGTTTGCTGCGCAAGCGCGAGACGAAGACCTACAAGGCGCCGATCGACATGATCGGCCTGCTGTTGCTGGTGGTCGGCGTGGGCGCGCTGCAATTCATGCTGGACAACGGCAACGACCACGACTGGTTCGCCTCGCCGATGATCCTGGTGCTGGGCCTCACCGCGCTGGTCTGCATCACCTTCCTGATCGTGTGGGAGCTGCATGCGAAACATCCGGTGGTGGATCTGTCGCTGTTCAGGCAACGCAACTTCACCGTCGGCGTGGTCAGCCTGTCGCTGGGCATGTTCGCGTTCTTCGGCATCAACGTGGTGTTCCCGCTGTGGCTGCAGATCACCCTGGGCTACACCGCCACCTGGGCCGGCCTGGCCACCGCGCCGGTCGGCGTGCTGGCGTTCCTGATCGCGCCGGTGCTGGGCAAGAACATGCACCGGCTGGACCTGCGTGCGGTGGTGACGTTCGCCTTCCTGGTGTTCGCCGGCACCGCGTACTGGTTCTCCACCTTCGACAGCTCCGCCTCGTTCTCTGCCCTGGTGGTGCCACGCTTCGTGATGGGCCTGGCGATCCCCTGCTTCTTCATCCCGCTGAACCAGGTCTACCTGTCCGGCCTGCCGGTGGACCAGATCGCCAGCGCCTCGGGGCTGTCCAATTTCTGCCGCACGATCGGCTCCAGCGTATCCACCGCAATCATGGTGACCTTGTGGCAGCACCGCGGCGAGTCGCACCACGCGACGCTGACCGAGTACGTCAGCCCCGGCCACCCGGCTGCCACCGGGTTCGTCGGGCAGCTGACGCATGGCGGGCTGTCGCACACACAGAGCCTGGGCCTGATCGACCAATTGCTGACCCGCGAGGCGCTGACGCTGGCGGTGAACGACGTGTTCTGGGCCTGCGCGATCCTGTTCGTGCTGCTGATTCCGGTGCTGTGGTTCGCCAAACCGCCGTTTGGCAGCGCCGGCGGCGCGGCCGGCCATTGAAGCGTCTGCCCCTGGAAATGCTGCGGCCACCGGCCGCAGCATGAAAACCGGCCACCGGCTGGTGCGGCGCAATATCTTCTGCTAGCGTTCGCCGCATGGCACAAACAAAACGCACCATCAAGAAGTATCCGAACCGGCGTCTCTACGACACGGAAATCTCCAGCTACATCACGCTGGAGGAGGTCCGCCAGCTGGTGCTGGACAACGAGGACTTCGAGGTACGCGACGCCAAGAGCGGCGAGGACCTGACCCGTTCGGTCCTGCTGCAGATCATCTCCGAGCACGAGGACAAGGGGCAGCCGATGCTGTCGCCGCAACTGCTCAGCCAGATCATCCGCTTCTATGGCGATTCGCTGCAGGGCTTCATGGGTCCTTACCTGGAGCGCAGCCTGCAGGTCTTCCTCGACCAGCAGACGCAGTTCCGCAGCCAGCTCAACAGCCTGATGGGGCAGACCCCCTGGAACACGCTGAACGACCTGACCGAACGCAACCTGGCCGCGTTCCAGGCCATGCAGCGCGGGCTGATGGATACTGCCGCCCAGGTGATCCCGACCCCGGGCACCGGCACTCGCGGCGGCAAGAAATCCGGCTGATTCCAGCCCGGTCGACGGCGCGCATCGACGCGCCGTCCGTTGGTTTCCCCTGACACCGATCGCTGCAGCACAGCACGTGCTGTCCTGCGGCATGATCCCGCCGATGGATGCACTGGCATGAGCCAAACCGACCCTCGTTCGCGCGTCGCCCTGGTTACTGGCGGCATCGGTGGCCTTGGCACGGAAATCTGCCGCCAGCTGGCCCGGGCCGGCTGCCGGGTGATCGCGCTTGACCTTGCTTCGCGCGAAGATCGCGTGGCGGCTTTCCATGACGAGGTCGCCGACTGCAACGGTGCCATCACGTTCGAACCGGCTGACGTCAGCGATTTCGACAGTTGCCAGGAACTGGTCGCCCGCCTTGAACAGCAGCACGGCAGCGTCGACATCCTGGTCAACGCCGCCGGTATCACCCGCGACGCCAGCCTGCGCAAGATGACGCCGCAGCAATGGCACGAGCTGATGCGGGTGAACCTCGATGGCGTATTCAACATGTGCCGCCACGTGGTCGAAGGCATGACCGCGCGCGGCTTCGGCCGCATCGTCAATATCAGCTCGGTGAACGGCCAGACCGGCCAGTTCGGGCAGACCAACTACTCCGCGGCCAAGGCCGGCGTGCACGGCTTCAGCATGGCTCTGGCGCGCGAGACCGCGCGCAAGGGCGTCACCGTCAACACCGTCTCGCCCGGCTACTGCGACACCCCGATGGTCGCCGCCGTACCGGCCGATATCCGCGCGCAGATCATCGCCGACATCCCGGTCGGCCGGCTCGGCCTGCCGTCCGACATCGCCCGCGCCGTCGCCTTCCTCGCCGCCGACGACGCCAGCTACATCACCGGCGCCAACCTGCCGGTGAACGGTGGCTATTTCATGAGCTTCTGAGTCGGCCTAGCCGAAGATTCCTGCGTCGTGGCGTGACCCAGTCGCCGGAAATATCAGCCGCGGAACCTGCCGGGCGTTGACCTAGGCTGGCAAGAGGTCGTAATTTCCTGCGATCCGGTTGCCCATCTGTCCTGGGGGGGACATCGCGCACACCGGACTGCAAGACGCCCTGCCGGGGCGTCTTTCCAATCATGAGGAGGGGAACCACAGATGATGCATAAACCACTTGCCGCGGCGCTGTTGGGCGCCATCGGCCTGGCCGCCATGTCCGATGCCGGCGCTGCCACCCACGCACGCGTCCAGGCCCAATCCCTGGGCCAGATCGCGCCGGCCGCCCTGGCCAATCGCATCGGCCTGGAAGCCGACGCCGCGCTGTCACCACGCTTGCAGATGCGTACTGCCCAGGGGACCCTGAAGACCCGCGAACAACAGACCTTCCGCGGCGTGCCCGTGTACGGCCGCAGCGTCGTGGTGGAACATGACGGCAGCGGCAACGTGCTCGGCGTCAGCGGCGAAATTTCCCGCGGTATCGGCCACGACATCGCCTCGGTCGCTCCCGCCATCAGCGGCGCCCGTGCCGCCGCCCTGTTGCGCACGCATGCCGGCCTGCTGCCGCTCGGCATCGGCGTCAACGGCATCCAGGACGGCGACATCCAGAACGCGAAGAGCGACCTGTACGTCTACGCCGAAGGCAACCGCGCCCGCCTCGCCTACCTCACTTCGTTCTTCGTCGACCGCAGTGGCAGCCCGACGCGCCCGATGGCGATCATCGACGCCAACACCGGGGAAGTGATCCAGTTCTGGGAAGGCCTCACCACCAAGGGCAAGCCGGGCGGCGGTGGTGGCAGCACCGGCACGCCGGCCCTCGCCACCGGCGCCGGCGGCAACCTGAAGACCGGCCAGTATCTCTACGGCACCGACTATGCCTCGCTCGCGGTCACCCAGTCCGGCTCCACCTGCTACATGCAGAACCCGGACGTGAAGACCAACAACATGGCCGGCAGCACGCGCACAGGTACGCTGTGGAGCTTCATCTGCCCGAACAGCAGCGGCGACGCCGCGAACGGCGCCTATTCGCCGATCAACGACGCGCACCACTTCGGCAGCGTCGTGCATGACATGTACAACACCTGGCTCGGCGCGCCGCCGCTGAGCTTCTCGCTGGTGATGAACGTGCACTACGGCCGCAACTACGAGA is a genomic window of Rhodanobacter thiooxydans containing:
- a CDS encoding M4 family metallopeptidase; translation: MMHKPLAAALLGAIGLAAMSDAGAATHARVQAQSLGQIAPAALANRIGLEADAALSPRLQMRTAQGTLKTREQQTFRGVPVYGRSVVVEHDGSGNVLGVSGEISRGIGHDIASVAPAISGARAAALLRTHAGLLPLGIGVNGIQDGDIQNAKSDLYVYAEGNRARLAYLTSFFVDRSGSPTRPMAIIDANTGEVIQFWEGLTTKGKPGGGGGSTGTPALATGAGGNLKTGQYLYGTDYASLAVTQSGSTCYMQNPDVKTNNMAGSTRTGTLWSFICPNSSGDAANGAYSPINDAHHFGSVVHDMYNTWLGAPPLSFSLVMNVHYGRNYENAFWNGTSMNFGDGASYFYPLTSLDVTSHEISHGFTEQHSNLQYSGQSGGMNEAFSDMAGEAAEYFDRGGNDWLVGADIIKNGTALRWMCTPTQDGRSIDNAANFTSSMDVHYSSGVYNKAFCMLAKTANWNTKKAFEVFARANAMYWTATSTFNSGACGVQTAAVDYGYTRSDVAAAFNAVGVTCQ
- a CDS encoding DHA2 family efflux MFS transporter permease subunit; translation: MAATPNDATSDAAPLKPLHGGPLALLTIAVAFSTFMEVLDMTIVNVAVPHIAGSLGVSPSEGTWTISSYALASAIMQPLTGWLARRFGEVKTFVGSVLLFVVFSMLCGLATSMPMLVIGRLLQGAGSGPMVALSLTLLLSNYPKEKQGIALALWAMTVVVAPIFGPILGGWLTDNFSWPWIFFINLPVGLAAAVITWGLLRKRETKTYKAPIDMIGLLLLVVGVGALQFMLDNGNDHDWFASPMILVLGLTALVCITFLIVWELHAKHPVVDLSLFRQRNFTVGVVSLSLGMFAFFGINVVFPLWLQITLGYTATWAGLATAPVGVLAFLIAPVLGKNMHRLDLRAVVTFAFLVFAGTAYWFSTFDSSASFSALVVPRFVMGLAIPCFFIPLNQVYLSGLPVDQIASASGLSNFCRTIGSSVSTAIMVTLWQHRGESHHATLTEYVSPGHPAATGFVGQLTHGGLSHTQSLGLIDQLLTREALTLAVNDVFWACAILFVLLIPVLWFAKPPFGSAGGAAGH
- the phbB gene encoding acetoacetyl-CoA reductase, which codes for MSQTDPRSRVALVTGGIGGLGTEICRQLARAGCRVIALDLASREDRVAAFHDEVADCNGAITFEPADVSDFDSCQELVARLEQQHGSVDILVNAAGITRDASLRKMTPQQWHELMRVNLDGVFNMCRHVVEGMTARGFGRIVNISSVNGQTGQFGQTNYSAAKAGVHGFSMALARETARKGVTVNTVSPGYCDTPMVAAVPADIRAQIIADIPVGRLGLPSDIARAVAFLAADDASYITGANLPVNGGYFMSF
- the phaR gene encoding polyhydroxyalkanoate synthesis repressor PhaR, whose amino-acid sequence is MAQTKRTIKKYPNRRLYDTEISSYITLEEVRQLVLDNEDFEVRDAKSGEDLTRSVLLQIISEHEDKGQPMLSPQLLSQIIRFYGDSLQGFMGPYLERSLQVFLDQQTQFRSQLNSLMGQTPWNTLNDLTERNLAAFQAMQRGLMDTAAQVIPTPGTGTRGGKKSG